In Streptomyces liangshanensis, the DNA window TCCCGCTTCTGCTCGTCCGTGCCGAACCGGAAGACCGGCATCGCGCCGAGGGAGACGCCCGCCTCCAGGGTGATCGCCACGGAGGAGTCCACCCGGGCCAGCTCCTCCAGGGCGATGCCGAGGGCGAGGTAGTCGCCGCCCATGCCGCCGTACTCCTCCGGGAAGGGCAGCCCGAACAGGCCCATGCGCCCCATCTCGCGGACGATCTCGTACGGGAACTCGTGCCGCTCGTAGAAGTCGCCGATCTTGGGCGCGACGACGTCGTGCGCGAACTGCTCGACGGTGCGGCGCAGTTCCTCGTGTTCGGCGGAGAGCCGGTGGTCCAGGGACATCGGGGCAGTCACTCCTTGTGGGAGAGGGCGCGGACGGTACGGGAAGGGCTGGGGCGGCCCAGCCGTTCGGCCAGCCACACACTGGTGGCGGTGAGCCGGCCGAGATCGACGCCGGTTTCCACACCGAGGCCGTCGAGCATCCACACGAGGTCTTCGGTGGCGAGGTTTCCGGTGGCGCTCTTCGCGTACGGGCAGCCGCCCAGGCCGCCCGCCGAGGCGTCCACGGTGGTCACCCCGAGCTGGAGCGCGGCCAGGGTGTTCGAGAGCGCCTGGCCGTACGTGTCGTGGAAGTGCACCCCGATGGCGTCGGTCGGCACACCTTCCTCGTCGAGCTGGGCGAGGAGGGCCTGGACGTGGCCGGGCGTGGCGACGCCGATGGTGTCGCCGAGGCTCAGCTCGTCGCAGCCGAGGTCCATCAACGCCTTGGCCACGCGCACCACTTGGCGCACGGGGACGGGACCCTCCCAGGGGTCGCCGAAGCACATCGACAGATACCCGCGGACGTGGACCTTCTCCTCGCGGGCGCGGGCCACGACGGGGGCGAACATCGCCAGGGACTCGTCGACCGTGCGGTTGAGGTTGGCCCGGGCGAAGGATTCGGTGGCGCTGCCGAACACGGCGATCCGGCGGGCGCCGAGGGCGAGCGCGCGGTCGAGGCCGCGTTCGTTCGGTACGAGGACGGGGAGCGCGACGCCGTCGAGGTCGGCGAGCTGGGGGAACAGCTCCTCGGCGTCGGCCAGTTGGGGCACCCACTTGGGGTGCACGAAGCTGGTGGCCTCGATGGTGGTCAGCCCGGCGTCGGCGAGGCGGTGGACGAACTCCGCCTTGAGCGCGGTCGGGACGACCGTCTTCTCGTTCTGGAGGCCGTCGCGCGCGCCGACCTCGTGGATCCGGACCCGGGCCGGCAACCCCGGCGCGGGAACGGCCATGGGCAGTCCTTCGGTCATGACTCCTCCTGCGGGGTGGCACCGGACGTCGGGACGGCGCCGGACGTCGAGGTGGCACCGGACGGGACCTCGGGCGGAGCGGCCTCCGGCGGCGTCACCACCGCCAGCACCTGGTCCATCGCGACCGTCGCCCCCGGCGTCACGTCCAGCTCGGTGACCGTGCCGTCGTGCGGGGCGGAGATGACGTGCTCCATCTTCATCGCCTCGACCACCAGGAGGCTCTGCCCCGTGGTGACCTCGTCCCCGACCGCCACCTTCACCACCGTGACCGTCCCGGGCATCGGCGCCGTGAGCGAGTGCGTCCCGCCCGCCCCGGCGGCGCCCAGGAGCGCGGCCGTGACGGGGTCGTGGTCCGTCACGTTCCAGCTGTCGCCGTCGCGCCCGAGCCACGTACCCGCCCGGTGGAAGGTGTGGGTCACGCTGTCGACGGTGACCGTGACCCGGTCCGGCTCCACCCGGAAGCGGTCCGCGGGGAGCGCCTCGTGCAGCGCCGGTTCGAGCCCGGCGACCCGCAGCGGATGGACGACCGGGGCCGGTGTGCCGCCCAGGCGCCAGCCGCTCGGTACGGAGAAGGGGTCCACCCATCCTCCGGACGCGGGCGGTTCCAGCCCGGCCTGGCGTACGGCGGCCGCCGCCGCGTACACCTCCGCAGGGACCCCGGCCGGCAGCAGGCCCGCCACCTCCCGCTCCACCAGGCCCGTGTCCAGGTCGCCCGCCACCACCGACGGGTGGGCCAACAGGCGCCTGAGGAAACCGGCGTTGGTCGTCACACCCAGCGTGACCGTGTCGGCGAGGGCCGCGCGCAGCCGCCGCAGGGCCGTGGCCCGGTCGGGGCCGTACGCGATGACCTTGGAGAGCATCGGGTCGTACGCGCTGCCGACGTCCGTGCCCTCGCTCAGCCCCGAGTCCGTGCGGACGCCGTCGCCCGCCGGCTCGCGCAGCGACAGGACCGTACCCCCGGTGGGGAGGAAGCCGCGCGACGGGTCCTCGGCGCAGATACGGGCCTCCACCGCGTGCCCGGTGAGCGTGATGTCCTCCTGCGCGAAGGGCAGTGCCTCGCCGGCCGCGACCCGCAGTTGCCACTCCACCAGGTCCAGGCCCGTGACCAGCTCCGTCACCGGGTGCTCGACCTGGAGGCGGGTGTTCATCTCCATGAAGAAGTACGACCCCGGGTCGCCGCCCGGCACGATGAACTCGACCGTGCCCGCGCCCGCGTACCCGCACGAGCGGGCCGCCTGGACCGCCGCCTCGCCCATCGCCGCGCGCGTCCCCGCGTCCAGCAGGACCGAGGGCGCCTCCTCGATGACCTTCTGGTGGCGGCGCTGGAGCGAGCACTCGCGCTCGCCGAGATGGATCACGTTCCCGTGCCCGTCCGCGAGGACCTGGATCTCGATGTGGCGCGGGCGGTCCACCCACCGCTCCACCAGCAGCGTGTCGTCCCCGAAGGACGAGCGGGCCTCGCGCCGCGCCGCCGCGATCTCCTCCGCCAGCGCGGCTTCCGCCCGCACCAGCCGCATGCCCTTGCCGCCCCCGCCCGCCGAGGGCTTGAGCAGCACCGGCATGCCGATCTCAAGGGCGGCGGAGGCCAGCTCGTCGTCCGTCAGCCCGCTGCCCGACGACCCCGGAACGACCGGGACGCCCGCCGCCCGTACCGTCTCCTTCGCCCGGATCTTGTCGCCCATCAGCGCGATCGCGTCGGCGGGCGGCCCGATGAAGACCAGGCCCGCGGCCGTGCACGCCCGCGCGAACTCCGCGTTCTCCGCGAGGAAGCCGTATCCCGGGTGGACCGCCTGCGCGCCCGTGCGCGCCGCAGCCTCCAGCAGCCGGTCCACGGACAGGTAGCTCTCCGCGGCCGCGGCGGGGCCGATCCGGACGGCCGTGTCGGCCTCCCGCACATGCCGCGCGTCCGCGTCGGCGTCGCTGAACACCGCGACCGAGCGCACCCCGAGCCGGCGCAGCGTGCGGATGACGCGCACCGCGATCTCGCCGCGGTTGGCGATCAGAACCGTGTCGAACATTCCCACCCTCACATCCGGAAGACGCCGAAGCCGGGCTCACCCAGCGGGGCGTTGGCACACGCGGTCAGGGCAAGACCCACCACCTGGCGGGTCTCCATCGGGTCGATCACGCCGTCGTCCCAGAGGCGGGCCGTCGCGTAGTAGGCGCTGCCCTGGGTCTCGTACTGGGCGCGGATCGGGTCCTTGAAGGCCTCCTCCTCGGCGGCCGGCCACTCCTCGCCGCGGCCCTCCAGCTGGTCGCGCTTGACTGTCGCCAGCACGGAGGCCGCCTGCTCGCCGCCCATCACGGAGATCTTGGCGTTGGGCCACATCCACAGGAAGCGGGGGGAGTACGCCCGGCCGCACATCGAGTAGTTGCCCGCCCCGTACGACCCGCCGACCACGACCGTCAGCTTCGGCACGCGGGTGCTCGCCACGGCCGTGACCATCTTCGCGCCGTGCTTGGCGATGCCGCCGGCCTCGTACGCCCGGCCGACCATGAACCCCGAGATGTTCTGGAGGAAGAGCAGCGGGATGCCGCGCTGGTCGCACAGCTCGATGAAGTGCGCGCCCTTCTGGGCCGATTCGGAGAAGAGGATGCCGTTGTTGGCGACGATCCCGACCGGATGCCCGTGGATCCGCGCGAAGCCCGTCACCAGCGTCGTACCGAACTCGGCCTTGAACTCCGCGAACCGCGAGCCGTCCGTGATCCGCGCGATGACCTCGCGGACGTCGTAGGGCGTACGGGAGTCGACCGGCACCGCGCCGTACAGCCCCGCCGGGTCCACCTTGGGCTCCTCGACCGGCTCGACGTCCCAGGGGAACGCGCCGCGCGCGGGGAGCGTCGAGACGATCGTCCTGACGATGCGCAGCGCGTGCGCGTCGTCCTCCGCGAGATGGTCCGTGACCCCCGACGTACGGGAATGGACCTCGCCGCCGCCCAGCTCCTCGGCCGTCACGACCTCGCCCGTCGCCGCCTTCACCAGCGGGGGGCCGCCGAGGAAGATCGTGCCCTGGCCGCGGACGATGACCGCCTCGTCGCTCATCGCCGGTACGTACGCCCCGCCGGCCGTGCACGAGCCGAGCACGGCGGCGATCTGCGGGATCCCCGCGGCGGACATCCGCGCCTGGTTGTAGAAGATCCGCCCGAAGTGGTCCCGGTCGGGGAAGACCTCGTCCTGCATCGGGAGGAAGGCGCCGCCCGAATCCACCAGGTACAGGCACGGCAGCCGGTTCTCGAGCGCGATCTCCTGGGCGCGCAGGTGCTTCTTCACCGTCATCGGGTAGTACGTGCCGCCCTTGACCGTGGCGTCGTTGGCGACGATCACCGCCTCACGGCCGCTGACCCGCCCGATCCCGGCGATCACCCCGGCGGCCGGCGCCGCGCCCCCGTACATCCCCTCCGCCGCCAGCGGCGCCAGCTCCAGGAAGGGTGAACCGGGGTCCAGCAGCGTGTCCACGCGGTCGCGCGGCAGCAGCTTGCCGCGCGCCGTGTGCCGCGCGCGGGCCTTCTCGCCGCCGCCGAGCCGGGCCGCCGCCAGCCGGGCGCGCAGGCCGTCGGCCAGCTCTTCGTGGGCGCTCTCGTTGGCCCGCCAGGCCTCGGCGGACGGATCCGCCGTGCTCGCCAGCACAGGTGCCTGCCGCATCGCTCGTAGCTCCCTCGCTGGGTTAGTGAGCGTTAACGTTTTCGTCCAGGTTAACGACCGCTAACACGTCTGTCTAGAATGATTTCCCATGAGCACCAGGACCGCGGCCCCGACCCGCCGCGAGCAGATCCTCAAAGAGGCGGCCCGCCTCTTCGCCGAGCGTGGGTTCCACGGCGTCGGCGTGGACGAGATAGGGGCCGCCGTCGGCATCAGCGGACCGGGCCTGTACCGCCATTTCGCGGGCAAGGACGCCATGCTCGCCGAGCTGCTGGTCGGCATCAGCGGCCGGCTGCTGGAGGGCGGCAGGCAGCGGGTACGGGGCGCGGGGGCCGCCACCGGGCCGCTCGGGGCGCCCGGCGTGACACCCGTGCCCGCCGACCCCGCCGCCGTCCTGGCCTCGCTGATCGACGGCCACATCGACTTCGCCCTCGACGACCGCCCGCTGATCACCCTCCACGACCGCGAGCTGGACCGCCTCAGGGACAGCGACCGCAAGCTGGTGCGCCAGCTCCAGCGCCAGTACGTGGAGCTGTGGGTCGGAGTCGTACGGGAAGTCCACCCCGACGTCCCGGAGGCCCAGGCGCGCGGCGCCGTCCACGCCGTCTTCGGCCTGCTGAACTCCACCCCGCACCTCGGCTCGTACGGGACAGGCCTGCCGGGCCGCGCGGCGATGGAATCGCTGCTGCGCCGCCTGGCCCACGGCGCCTTCGCCGCGCTGGGCGAACCGGACGGCGACCTGTCCGACCTGTCCAGGAACCGGGACGAGGGGCACAGCCCGTACACCTGACGGCACAATGGGCTTATGCCGATACCGAGCCGCGCCGCCCTTGTCGACCACCTCGTCCGCACCCGGATCGCGGGAGACGTCGCCACGCCCCGCGACAACAACCTCTCGCACTACCGCAAGCTCGCCAACGGTGACCGCCACTACTGGCTCGGGCTGGAGCTGGGGGACCGCTGGACCGACGAGCAGGACGTGCTCGCCGTGATGGCCGAGCGGTGCGGCGTCAGCGACGACCCGGAGCACCGGGCGGGACAGGACACCATCGACCCCGAGCTGACCGTCGACGCCCTGGAGCGGATGGCGGCGCGCCTGCGCAAGGCGGCCTCGGGCCGGGAGAGCGTCCTCTTCGCCACCGGCCACCCCGGCGGCCTGCTGGACGTCCACCGGCAGACGGCCGACGCGCTGCGCGGCGCGGGGTGCGAGATCGTACGGATCCCCGGCGGCCTGACCGCCGACGAGGGCATGGTCTTCCAGTTCGCCGACGTGGCCGTGCTGGAGCGCGGCGCGACCCTGTGGCACACCCACTCGCCCGAGCCGATGCGGGCGATCCTGGACGGCCTGGAGCGCGAGGGGCGTCCGCTGCCGGACCTGGTCCTCGCGGACCACGGCTGGGCGGGGTGCGCGGGCCAGCGCGGGCTGGACTCGATCGGGTACGCGGACTGCAACGACCCGGCGCTGTTCATCGGCGAGGCCGAGGGCACGCTCCAGGTGACCGTCCCGCTGGACGACCACGTGACGGACCCGCGCTTCTACGACCCGATGACGGCGTACCTGCTCAACGAGGCCGGCCTGATCTGAGCCGGGGGAGGGGCGCCGGGCGCGGTCCTCCTCAGGAAGACGCGCGCTCAGTCACGCGGCGTGCGGATCAGGCCCTCCTGGATCACCGAGATCGCCAGGGCGCCGTCGCGGGTGTAGATCCGGGCCTGCCCCAGCCCCCGGCCGCCGGACGACGACGGCGACTCCTGGTCGTACAGCAGCCACTCGTCCGCGCGGAACGGGCGGTGGAACCACATCGCGTGGTCCAGGCTCGCGCCCACCACGTCCCCGACCGCCCAGCCGCCCCGCCCGTGGGCCAGCAGGATCGAGTCGAGCAGGGTCATGTCGGAGACGTACGTGGCCAGGCAGACGTGCAGCAGCGGGTCGTCGGAGAGCTTCCCGGCCGTACGGAACCACACCTGCGAGCGCGGCTCGCGCGGGGCGCCCACGGAGCCGTACGGAGGCGCGTCCACGTACCGCAGGTCGACCGCCCCCCGCGCCACCAGCAGCCGGTCCACGACGCTCGGGTCGACGAACCGGTCCGCGTACCGCGGCAGCATCTCGGCGGCCGTCGGGAGCGTCTCCGGGTCCGGCGCGTCCGGCATCCGCGCCTGGTGCTCCAAGCCCTCCTCGGCCAGCTGGAAGGAGGCCGAGAGGTGGAAGATCGGCTGCCCGTGCTGGACGGCGACGACCCGGCGCGTGGTGAAGGAGCGCCCGTCCCTGATGCGGTCGACGTTGTAGACGATAGGCGCGCCGGGGTCGCCGGGGCGCAGGAAGTACGCGTGCAGGGAGTGGGCGCCGCGGTCCTCGGGGACGGTACGGCCCGCCGCCACCAGCGCCTGGGCGGCCACCTGGCCGCCGAAGACGCGGGGGACGACGGCCGACCGGCTCACCCCGCGGAAGATGTCCCGCTCGATCCGCTCCAGGTCGAGCAGATCGAGCAGGTCCTCCAGAGCGCCGGGCTCCTCACTCATGGGACGTGTCCTGGGGACTCATGAGCCCTCTCTACAGACCCATCGACTTCGCGATGATCATCTTCATGACCTCGCTGGTGCCGCCGTAGATGCGGTTCACCCGGTTGTCGGCGTAGAGCCGGGCGATCGGGTACTCGTTCATGTACCCGTAGCCGCCGTGCAGCTGGAGGCACTTGTCGATCACGCGGTGGGCGACCTCGGTGGTGAAGAGCTTCGCCGACGCGGCCTCGGCGGCCGTCAGCTCGCCCAGGTCGTGGGCCTCCAGCGCGCGGTCGACGACGGCCTCCGCCGCGTCCACCTCGGCCTTGCAGGCGGCCAGTTCGAACTTGGTGTTCTGGAAGGACGCGACGGTCTTGCCGAACACGGTCCTGTCCTGGACGTACAACTGGGCGAACCGCACGGCCGCGGCGGCCTGCGCGTACGCGCCCACGGCGATGCCCAGGCGCTCCTGCGGGAGGTTCTGGCCGAGGTAGGAGAAGCCCTTGTTCTCCTCGCCGAGCAGGTCGTCCACCGGCACCTTGACGTCCGTGAAGGACAGTTCGGCGGTGTCGGACGTCCTCAGGCCCAGCTTGTCGAGCTTGCGGCCGACCGCGTACCCCTCCGACTTGGTGTCCACGACCAGCAGCGAGATGCCGAAGCGGCGGTCCTCGGGCGTCGCGGGGGCGGTACGGGCGCAGACGATGACCCGGTCGGCGTGCACGCCGCCGGTGATGAACGTCTTCGCGCCGTTGAGGACGTAGTGCGAGCCGTCCTCGGAGAGCCGGGCGGTCGTCTTCATGCCGGCCAGGTCGGAGCCCGTGCCCGGCTCGGTCATGGCGATCGCGTACATCGTCCGGCCGCTGACGAAGTCGGGCAGCCAGCGCTTCTTCTGCTCGTCGGTCGCGTACGCCTTCAAGTACGGCAGGCAGAGCGCGACATGGACGCCGGAGCCGCCGAAGGACACACCCGCGCGGGCGCACTCCTCGGAGATGACGGCCTGGAACTTGAACGACTCCTCGCCCGCGCCGCCGTACTCCTCGGGGACCTCGATCCCGAAGATGCCCAGCTCGCCGAGCTTGTAGTAGAAGTCGCGGGGAGCCTGGCCCGCCGCCAGCCACTCGTCGTGGACGGGAACGACCTCGGCCTCGACGAAGGCGCGGATGGTCTCCCGGAACGCCTCGTGGTCCTCGTTGTACACGGTACGGCGCACGGCGGGCCCTCCCTCTGCGGCTGCCGCCCCTCGGCGCGGCCCCGACTCAATTCCCTGAGCGCTCATGTCCGTTCCTAAGCGCTTGCTCAATTTAAGTTACCGGGGGGTTCGCGAGGGTGTCCAGGGCGGTCGGGCGCAACGCGCTCCGGGCCCGCGTGAGCCGTGTCACCACCCGGCCTGCTTAAGTGGGTGATAGGAGACATTCCACATCAGAGCGACCGAAAAGGACGTCCATGCTGAAGATCGCCGTCATCATCGGCAGCACCCGCCCCAACCGCGTCGGCGAGATCGTCGGGAAGTGGGTGATGGAGGTCGCGAACAAGCGCAGCGACGCCGCGTTCACCCTCATCGACCTCGCGGAGGTCGGGCTGCCCCTGCTGGACGAGGGCGCGCCCCCGGCCGTCGCCCAGTACGCCCAGCAGCACACCAAGGACTGGGCCGCGACGATCGCGGGCTTCGACGCGTTCGTCTTCGTCACCCCCGAGTACAACCACTCGGTCCCCGCCGGGCTGAAGAACGCCCTCGACTTCCTGTACGCCGAGTGGAACAACAAGGTCGCGGGATTCGTGAGTTACGGCGCCGCCGGCGGGATCCGCGCCGTCGAGCACCTGCGGCTGGCCCTCGCCGAGCTCCAGGTCGCGACGGTCCGCGCGCAGGTCGCCCTCGACTCGTACGCGGACTTCGAGAACTACTACGTCCTCAAGCCGTCGCCCCGCCGCGAGGAGGCCCTCAACACGGTCCTCGACCAGGTGATCGCCTGGGGCGGCGCGCTCAAGCCGCTGCGGACGCCGTAGTCCGCTCCGGATTGCGTGGTCCGTCCTTAGGAGGCGGTGCCGGTCGCTTGGTACGGTCGGCCGGCACCCCCCGATCGTACGAAGAAAGGCATTTCGGATGAGCAGCACCGAGCAGCCGCGCGGCCCCGTCGACTCGTCCCGCATCCCGCGGTACGCCGGGCCCGCCACGTTCGCCCGGCTGCCGCGGCTCGACGAGGTGGGCGGCCGGGCCGACGTCGCCGTCGTCGGCGTGCCCTTCGACTCCGGGGTCTCCTACCGCCCCGGCGCCCGCTTCGGCGGCAACGCCATCCGCGAGGCCTCCCGGCTCCTGCGCCCCTACAACCCCGCGCAGGACGCCTCACCGTTCGCGCTCGCGCAGGTCGCCGACGCCGGCGACATCGCCGCGAACCCCTTCCACATCGACGAGGCCGTGGACACGATCGAGGCGGCGGCCGACGACCTGCTCGGGACCGGCGCCCGGCTGATGACGCTCGGCGGCGACCACACCATCGCCCTGCCGCTGCTGCGGGCCGTCGCCAGGAAGCACGGGCCCGTCGCGCTGCTCCACTTCGACGCCCACCTCGACACCTGGGACACGTACTTCGGCGCCGCCTACACCCACGGCACCCCGTTCCGCCGCGCGGTCGAGGAGGGCATCCTCGACACGGAGGCGCTCTCCCACGTCGGCACCCGCGGCCCCCTGTACGGCAAGAAGGACCTGGACGACGACACCAAGATGGGCTTCGGGATCGTCACCTCGGCCGACGTCATGCGGCGCGGCGTCGACGAGATCACCGACCAGCTGCGGCAGCGCGTCGGGGACCGCCCGCTCTACATCTCCGTGGACATCGACGTGCTGGACCCGGCGCACGCCCCCGGCACCGGCACCCCCGAGGCCGGCGGGCTCACCTCCCGCGAACTGCTGGAGATCGTGCGCGGGCTCGCCTCCTGCCGGCTGGTCTCCGCGGACGTCGTGGAGGTCGCGCCCGCGTACGACCACGCCGAGATCACGTCCGTCGCCGCCTCGCACACGGCGTACGAATTGACGACGATCATGTCCCGCCAGATCGCGGAGGCCCGCGACCCGGGCGCGGGCGCGCTCTGATGCACGACCACGACCACGAGACCCCCCGCCTCACCCCCGCCCAGCTCGCCGCCGCGCTCTCCCCGCCCGCCGGCCGCACCGGCGGCGACCTGGTGACCGAGACGCTGTACGGGCTCGGCGCGACCACCGTCTTCGGTCTGCCGGGACAGCACGCCCTCGCCGTGTTCGACGCCCTGCGCCGCTCCCCGCTGGCCTACGTCGGCCTGCGGGTCGAGAACAACGCGGGCTTCGCCGCCGACGCCTACGGCCGTACCACCGGCGAGGTCGCCCCGCTCCTGCTCTCCACCGGCCCCGGCGCCCTCACCTCCCTCGCCGCGCTCCAGGAGGCCGCCGCCGCGTCCGCGCCCGTCCTGGCGATCTCCGGCCAGGTGCCGCGCGCCGGCCTCGGCGGCGGACGCCACGGCTACCTCCACGAACTGCGCGACCAGCAGGCGTCGTTCCGCGACGTCGTGAAGTCCGTACACCTCGTCCGTACGGCTTCGCAGATCCCGTCCGCGATCGCCGCCGCCTGGGAGTCCGCGCTCACCGCCCCGCACGGCCCCGTCTGGGTGGAGATCCCGGCGGACGTGCTGGCCGCGCCCACGACCCTGCCGCCCGTCACCGCCGTCGACGCCACCCCGCGCGAGCTCGTACCGCGCCCCGAACTGACCGCCGTCGCGGCCCACCTGCTGGCCGGCGCGGCCCGCCCGGTGATCGTCGCGGGCGGCGGGGTCGTCAGGGCCGACGCGGCGGGCAAGCTGCGCGCGCTCGCGGAGAGGCTGGCCGCGCCGGTCGTCACGACGTACGGGGGCAAGGGCGCGTTCCCCTGGGAGCACCCGCTGTCCCTGCGGTCCTGGATCGAGGACCGGCACACGACGGACTTCCTGGAGGACGCGGACGTCCTGCTCGTCGTCGGCTCGGGCCTCGGCGAACTGTCCTCGAACTATCACACGTTCGCCCCGCGCGGCCGGGTGATCCAGATCGAGGCGGACCTCGGCAAGCTGGAGGCCAACCACCCCGCGCTGGGCATCCACGCCGACGCGAGGGCCGCGCTGTCGGCGCTTCTGGAGTCCGAACAACTGGAGCCCGCGACCCCGGGGACCGCGCCCCTGGGGACCGCTTCCCGGCGCGACCCCACCGAGGCGGCCGCGGCGGTCCGCGCGGTCCTCGCCGCGGTGGAGGAGCGGATCGCCGGCCAGCACCTCGAACCGGAGCGCGCGATCCTCGCGGCGGTACGGGACGCCCTGCCCGCGCGCGCCGCCAGCTTCTGGGACATGACGATCCTCACGTACTGGGCCTGGGCGGCCTGGCCGGGACCGATGCACTCGGCGCAGGGCTCGGGCGGCCTCGGTTACGCCTTCCCCGCGGCGCTCGGCGCGGCGGCGGCCGACCCCGGGCAACCCGTCCTCGCGGTCTCGGGCGACGGCGGCGCGATGTACTCGATCGCCGAGCTGGCCACCGCCCGCCAGTACGGGCTGCCGGTCACCTGGCTGATCGTGGACGACGGCGGCTACGGCATCCTGCGGGAGTACCTGACCGACGCGTACGGCGAGACCATGGGGACGGACCTCACGGGACCCGACTTCGTGGCGCTCGCGGAGTCCTTCGGCGTCCCGGCGGTCCGTACGACCCCGGAATCCCTGCGCGAGGACCTGGCCAAGGCCCTGGCGGCGCCCGGCCCCTCGGTGGTGGTGCTCCCGGCCCGCCTGAGGATGTTCGCCCCCACGCACACCGACACGGCCCGATGACCTACCTCGGTACGGCCCGGTGACGCCCCCCGGCACGGTTCGGTAAAGGGCTCGGGCTTCGTACAACCATTCGCCCCCGTCCGGCTGTCATGTCTGCGAGTGCGCCGCACAGCGCGCTCGTACCACGTACAGACGGGGGCGGAACTCTCTCATGACCACCAACCATCCAATATCCCGGCGTGCCCGTGCCGCGCTCTCCGTGGCCCTGGCCGCGGGCGTGCTCGTGCCGGTGGCCGCCGCCGCGGCGCCCGCCGCGGCCGCGACTCCCACGGTCGCCTGCACCTCG includes these proteins:
- a CDS encoding phosphatase — translated: MPIPSRAALVDHLVRTRIAGDVATPRDNNLSHYRKLANGDRHYWLGLELGDRWTDEQDVLAVMAERCGVSDDPEHRAGQDTIDPELTVDALERMAARLRKAASGRESVLFATGHPGGLLDVHRQTADALRGAGCEIVRIPGGLTADEGMVFQFADVAVLERGATLWHTHSPEPMRAILDGLEREGRPLPDLVLADHGWAGCAGQRGLDSIGYADCNDPALFIGEAEGTLQVTVPLDDHVTDPRFYDPMTAYLLNEAGLI
- a CDS encoding acyl-CoA thioesterase; amino-acid sequence: MSEEPGALEDLLDLLDLERIERDIFRGVSRSAVVPRVFGGQVAAQALVAAGRTVPEDRGAHSLHAYFLRPGDPGAPIVYNVDRIRDGRSFTTRRVVAVQHGQPIFHLSASFQLAEEGLEHQARMPDAPDPETLPTAAEMLPRYADRFVDPSVVDRLLVARGAVDLRYVDAPPYGSVGAPREPRSQVWFRTAGKLSDDPLLHVCLATYVSDMTLLDSILLAHGRGGWAVGDVVGASLDHAMWFHRPFRADEWLLYDQESPSSSGGRGLGQARIYTRDGALAISVIQEGLIRTPRD
- a CDS encoding carboxyl transferase domain-containing protein, coding for MRQAPVLASTADPSAEAWRANESAHEELADGLRARLAAARLGGGEKARARHTARGKLLPRDRVDTLLDPGSPFLELAPLAAEGMYGGAAPAAGVIAGIGRVSGREAVIVANDATVKGGTYYPMTVKKHLRAQEIALENRLPCLYLVDSGGAFLPMQDEVFPDRDHFGRIFYNQARMSAAGIPQIAAVLGSCTAGGAYVPAMSDEAVIVRGQGTIFLGGPPLVKAATGEVVTAEELGGGEVHSRTSGVTDHLAEDDAHALRIVRTIVSTLPARGAFPWDVEPVEEPKVDPAGLYGAVPVDSRTPYDVREVIARITDGSRFAEFKAEFGTTLVTGFARIHGHPVGIVANNGILFSESAQKGAHFIELCDQRGIPLLFLQNISGFMVGRAYEAGGIAKHGAKMVTAVASTRVPKLTVVVGGSYGAGNYSMCGRAYSPRFLWMWPNAKISVMGGEQAASVLATVKRDQLEGRGEEWPAAEEEAFKDPIRAQYETQGSAYYATARLWDDGVIDPMETRQVVGLALTACANAPLGEPGFGVFRM
- a CDS encoding acetyl/propionyl/methylcrotonyl-CoA carboxylase subunit alpha — encoded protein: MFDTVLIANRGEIAVRVIRTLRRLGVRSVAVFSDADADARHVREADTAVRIGPAAAAESYLSVDRLLEAAARTGAQAVHPGYGFLAENAEFARACTAAGLVFIGPPADAIALMGDKIRAKETVRAAGVPVVPGSSGSGLTDDELASAALEIGMPVLLKPSAGGGGKGMRLVRAEAALAEEIAAARREARSSFGDDTLLVERWVDRPRHIEIQVLADGHGNVIHLGERECSLQRRHQKVIEEAPSVLLDAGTRAAMGEAAVQAARSCGYAGAGTVEFIVPGGDPGSYFFMEMNTRLQVEHPVTELVTGLDLVEWQLRVAAGEALPFAQEDITLTGHAVEARICAEDPSRGFLPTGGTVLSLREPAGDGVRTDSGLSEGTDVGSAYDPMLSKVIAYGPDRATALRRLRAALADTVTLGVTTNAGFLRRLLAHPSVVAGDLDTGLVEREVAGLLPAGVPAEVYAAAAAVRQAGLEPPASGGWVDPFSVPSGWRLGGTPAPVVHPLRVAGLEPALHEALPADRFRVEPDRVTVTVDSVTHTFHRAGTWLGRDGDSWNVTDHDPVTAALLGAAGAGGTHSLTAPMPGTVTVVKVAVGDEVTTGQSLLVVEAMKMEHVISAPHDGTVTELDVTPGATVAMDQVLAVVTPPEAAPPEVPSGATSTSGAVPTSGATPQEES
- a CDS encoding NADPH-dependent FMN reductase, producing the protein MLKIAVIIGSTRPNRVGEIVGKWVMEVANKRSDAAFTLIDLAEVGLPLLDEGAPPAVAQYAQQHTKDWAATIAGFDAFVFVTPEYNHSVPAGLKNALDFLYAEWNNKVAGFVSYGAAGGIRAVEHLRLALAELQVATVRAQVALDSYADFENYYVLKPSPRREEALNTVLDQVIAWGGALKPLRTP
- a CDS encoding TetR/AcrR family transcriptional regulator, yielding MSTRTAAPTRREQILKEAARLFAERGFHGVGVDEIGAAVGISGPGLYRHFAGKDAMLAELLVGISGRLLEGGRQRVRGAGAATGPLGAPGVTPVPADPAAVLASLIDGHIDFALDDRPLITLHDRELDRLRDSDRKLVRQLQRQYVELWVGVVREVHPDVPEAQARGAVHAVFGLLNSTPHLGSYGTGLPGRAAMESLLRRLAHGAFAALGEPDGDLSDLSRNRDEGHSPYT
- a CDS encoding acyl-CoA dehydrogenase family protein, which gives rise to MRRTVYNEDHEAFRETIRAFVEAEVVPVHDEWLAAGQAPRDFYYKLGELGIFGIEVPEEYGGAGEESFKFQAVISEECARAGVSFGGSGVHVALCLPYLKAYATDEQKKRWLPDFVSGRTMYAIAMTEPGTGSDLAGMKTTARLSEDGSHYVLNGAKTFITGGVHADRVIVCARTAPATPEDRRFGISLLVVDTKSEGYAVGRKLDKLGLRTSDTAELSFTDVKVPVDDLLGEENKGFSYLGQNLPQERLGIAVGAYAQAAAAVRFAQLYVQDRTVFGKTVASFQNTKFELAACKAEVDAAEAVVDRALEAHDLGELTAAEAASAKLFTTEVAHRVIDKCLQLHGGYGYMNEYPIARLYADNRVNRIYGGTSEVMKMIIAKSMGL
- a CDS encoding hydroxymethylglutaryl-CoA lyase, encoding MTEGLPMAVPAPGLPARVRIHEVGARDGLQNEKTVVPTALKAEFVHRLADAGLTTIEATSFVHPKWVPQLADAEELFPQLADLDGVALPVLVPNERGLDRALALGARRIAVFGSATESFARANLNRTVDESLAMFAPVVARAREEKVHVRGYLSMCFGDPWEGPVPVRQVVRVAKALMDLGCDELSLGDTIGVATPGHVQALLAQLDEEGVPTDAIGVHFHDTYGQALSNTLAALQLGVTTVDASAGGLGGCPYAKSATGNLATEDLVWMLDGLGVETGVDLGRLTATSVWLAERLGRPSPSRTVRALSHKE